Proteins co-encoded in one Clarias gariepinus isolate MV-2021 ecotype Netherlands chromosome 13, CGAR_prim_01v2, whole genome shotgun sequence genomic window:
- the mapkbp1 gene encoding mitogen-activated protein kinase-binding protein 1 isoform X1 — MTMENTTIKNRIKNLLRSPSIKLRRNKPRSNKENLANKVTLEKVLGITAAGNRALACDPHSGLVAYPAGCVVVLLNPKKNKQYHILNSSRKTITTLAFSPDGKYVVTGESGHMPAVRVWDVVARTQVAELHEHKYGVACVAFSPNSKYIISVGYQHDMIVNVWAWKKNVLVAANKVSSKVTAVSFSADSSYFVTAGNRHVKFWYLDHTKASKVNSTVPLLGRSGLLGELRNNFFSDVACGKGQKASSTFCITSSGLLCEFNDKRLLDKWVELRKSDNFTTGLATALSVTEDLIFCGCADGTVRAFNPVNLHFICTLPRPHSLGTDIASVTDASHLFAYKLDARYPDTVAVSYDPTNRWLSCVYNDHSLYVWDVRDLHKVGKVYSALYHSSCVWSVELYPQDGERERSCLTPGSFLSCSSDNTIRLWNTDGYSTTVKHNVISNDLQKIIYIDNNVAALLDPDCTISSNSEKTDSQTSENRTGIRTMCVSPDGQHLASGDRNGILRIHELQSMEEILNVQAHDSEILCLEYSKPETGLRLLATASRDRLIHVLDAQCEYGLVQTLDEHSSSITAVRFAANDGKIRMISCGADKSIYFRTAHKTDEGIMFTRTHHIVRKTTLYDMDIDPLRKYAAVGCQDRSIRIFNISNGKQKKIYKGSQGEDGTLIKVQMDPSGMYVATSCSDKNINIFDFYTGECVATMFGHSEIVTGMKFTNDCKHLISVSGDSCIFVWRLNPELTISMKQRLSELKQKSKPVQKSPPTKHHPVSPRREVHSAPALGTMSSDSDKEPEEEECITEEDENNFPHLSSGSSTGEDTGSSEEKHDSIQEMRKFSDSSPICENSRQRRRWCRRTESTDLVVKSMLDLRQLESFSKSAVMNREPALHPDLGFGSTISLQTIAGWVEEPEVSFPPVSKGHARPQYIPLSPQTPDTEAVVLYPEGCEDRVSLAGSEYQVKELAHGLRLAKGNSCPEKQSPDSACSMDYSNSHLSSPDQHGEDSEPTEPLSVDGNSSELDMEDLEEEESQRKPEICSSVPKTPDQEAFLKKNFANLSDFSTSESPNSHLQPTITDNVSMSSKFLTTSTGCKTTENKVSKEVVPEPSRELQSPERPSSLQLTPEKKRIPVEISVDSLSAGMRKAQSIHNISSEADMLQTSRCPSKEVPPQPQPYERTPVSTPRRTVPSVPLSSPTATQPRDCPTPTKSKPRSYMSPTTSSMAKMSRSMSMGDSLNVSELSEVPTGSDTHRGSGSDAANLRIASRSKPSSPVVPLPASFIGSPPRGAVLPTISGASALNSSSKSIQAKLPIITRPQIHLDITKPLPDKPSMASFSPNGKITKLGQKEDPSTRTPVNVPPLPGPEHSPSSNMQSVTCSVLTETEPLEEQNFNTDQSEEKIQGKDSELEPTQTEQPNQNQGSTVCLQAATRAQNSGASLDMESCRLAASELQSSLKKACHFYRMLSNSTDQRQEQQDMAQVLTEAFEAVQTELNSLPQYAESRSSSSSSVCVLGGEAGVVGEERTLALLEQYSQLLLKAVEKRMDSKV; from the exons gtgTGTGGTGGTGCTCTTGAACCCCAAGAAGAACAAACAATATCATATTCTCAACAGCTCCAG GAAAACAATCACCACTCTAGCTTTTTCACCAGATGGCAAATATGTGGTCACAGGAGAG aGCGGTCATATGCCAGCAGTGCGTGTGTGGGATGTGGTGGCGAGAACTCAGGTAGCAGAGCTTCATGAGCATAAGTACGGTGTGGCATGTGTAGCTTTCTCCCCCAACAGCAAGTACATCATCAGCGTGGGCTACCAGCATGACATGATAGTCAACGTCTGGGCCTGGAAG AAAAATGTATTGGTGGCTGCTAACAAAGTCTCCAGTAAAGTGACAGCCGTGTCATTTTCAGCTGACAGCTCCTACTTTGTTACAGCAGGGAACAGACATGTTAAGTTTTGGTACCTGGACCACACCAAGGCCTCCAAG GTTAATTCCACAGTGCCCTTACTGGGTCGCTCTGGATTGCTTGGGGAACTCAGGAATAACTTTTTCAGCGATGTGGCTTGTGGCAAGGGCCAGAAGGCCAGCAGCACTTTCTGCATCACTTCCTCAGGCCTGCTGTGTGAGTTCAACGACAAGAGACTGCTGGATAAGTGGGTGGAGCTTAGG AAAAGCGACAATTTCACA ACTGGTTTAGCCACCGCATTGTCCGTCACTGAGGATCTTATATTCTGTGGCTGTGCTGATGGAACGGTGCGAGCGTTCAATCCGGTCAACCTGCACTTCATCTGCACTCTGCCTCGCCCACACAGCCTGGGCACAGACATCGCATCTGTCACTGACGCAAG CCACCTCTTTGCTTACAAATTGGATGCTCGATACCCTGACACAGTGGCTGTCTCATATGACCCCACCAATCGCTGGCTGTCTTGTGTTTACAACGATCATAGCCTGTACGTCTGGGATGTTCGTGATCTCCACAAAGTGGGAAAAGTTTACTCTGCCCTGTATCACTCCTCGTGTGTATGGAGTGTGGAG TTGTACCCACAGGACGGTGAGAGAGAGCGGTCTTGTCTCACGCCAGGATCCTTCCTTAGCTGCTCTTCTGACAACACCATCCGCCTTTGGAACACAGATGGATACAGCACCACAGTCAAGCACAACGTCATCAGCAAT gACCTCcagaaaattatttatatagacaATAATGTTGCAGCTTTGCTGGATCCAGACTGCACCATTTCCAGCAATTCAGAGAAAACCGATTCACAGACCTCTGAGAACAGGACTGGCATTAGGACCATGTGTGTCAGCCCAGACGGTCAGCACCTGGCATCAGGGGACCGCAATGGAATACTAAG GATCCACGAGCTACAGAGCATGGAGGAGATCCTGAATGTGCAGGCTCACGACTCGGAGATCCTGTGTCTGGAGTATTCAAAGCCTGAGACAG GCTTGAGGCTGTTGGCCACAGCAAGCAGAGACAGGCTGATCCATGTTCTCGATGCTCAGTGCGAGTATGGCCTGGTACAGACACTTGATGAACATTCCTCCTCCATCACTGCAGTGCGGTTTGCTG CAAACGATGGCAAAATCCGTATGATCAGTTGTGGTGCTGATAAAAGTATCTACTTCCGCACAGCACATAAG ACGGATGAAGGAATCATGTTTACTCGCACCCACCACATTGTGAGGAAGACCACTCTGTACGATATGGATATTGACCCACTGCGCAAGTACGCTGCTGTTGGGTGCCAGGACCGCAGCATTAG GATCTTTAACATAAGCAATGGAAAACAGAAGAAAATATACAAGGGCTCTCAGGGGGAGGATGGCACTCTAATTAAG GTCCAGATGGATCCATCAGGGATGTACGTGGCTACCAGCTGCTCAGATAAAAACATCAACATTTTTGACTTTTACACTGGAGAGTGTGTAGCCACCATGTTTGGGCACTCTG AGATAGTCACTGGGATGAAGTTTACCAATGACTGCAAGCATCTGATCTCAGTATCGGGGGACAG CTGCATCTTTGTTTGGAGACTGAATCCAGAGCTGACCATCAGTATGAAGCAAAGACTTTCTGAACTTAAACAGAAGAGTAAACCTGTACAGAAAAGCCCCCCTACCAAGCATCATCCAGTCAG CCCTAGGAGAGAGGTGCACAGCGCTCCAGCTTTGGGCACGATGTCCTCTGACAGTGACAAAGAGCCTGAGGAGGAAGAGTGTATTACGGAGGAGGATGAAAACAATTTTCCTCACCTCTCTTCTGGCAGCAGCACAGGAGAAGACACGG GATCGTCAGAGGAGAAGCATGACTCGATTCAAGAGATGAGAAAG TTTTCTGACAGCAGTCCTATATGTGAGAACTCAAGGCAAAGGCGACGCTGGTGCAGGCGAACAGAGAGCACAGATTTGGTTGTGAAGTCCATGCTGGACTTGAGGCAGCTGGAGTCCTTTTCTAAGTCTGCTGTTATGAACCGAGAGCCTGCTCTTCATCCTGATCTGGGATTCGGAAGTACCATCAGCCTACAGACCATCGCCGGATGG GTGGAGGAGCCAGAAGTGTCGTTCCCCCCTGTCTCAAAAGGACATGCACGTCCTCAGTACATCCCACTGTCACCTCAGACACCAGACACGGAGGCTGTTGTGCTTTACCCTGAGGGCTGTGAGGACAGAGTGAGCCTGGCAGGCAG TGAGTACCAGGTCAAGGAGTTAGCCCATGGGTTGAGATTGGCTAAAGGAAACTCCTGTCCTGAGAAGCAGAGCCCTGACAGTGCATGCTCAATGGATTATTCCAACAGCCATCTTTCAAGCCCAGATCAACACGGAGAAG ACTCTGAGCCCACTGAGCCGCTAAGCGTGGATGGAAACTCATCAGAGCTGGACATGGAAGACCTGGAAGAGGAGGAGAGCCAAAGGAAGCCTGAGATCTGTAGCTCTGTGCCTAAGACTCCAGACCAAGAAGCGTTTctcaaaaaaaactttgcaaacCTGTCAGACTTCAGCACCTCAg AAAGTCCAAATTCTCATCTTCAGCCCACAATCACAGATAATGTCAGCATGTCCTCAAAGTTCCTAACTACTTCCACTGGCTG CAAAACTACTGAGAATAAGGTTTCCAAAGAAGTGGTACCAGAGCCCTCCAGAGAACTCCAGAGCCCTGAGAGGCCTTCAAGTCTGCAATTAACCCCTGAGAAGAAGCGCATTCCTGTGGAAATTTCTGTTGATTCTCTGTCAGCTGGTATGAGAAAAGCCCAGTCCATCCACAACATCTCTTCAGAGG CTGATATGCTACAGACATCTAGATGTCCTTCTAAGGAGGTTCCCCCTCAGCCCCAGCCTTATGAGCGAACTCCCGTATCCACTCCGCGCCGAACGGTTCCCAGTGTGCCTCTCTCCAGCCCAACAGCTACCCAGCCCAGGGATTGCCCTACACCCACCAAGTCCAAGCCACGCTCATACATGAGCCCAACCACCAGTTCCATGGCCAAGATGTCACGCTCTATGTCCATGGGGGACAGTCTAAACGTGAGTGAGCTCAGTGAAGTCCCTACAGGCTCAGATACCCACCGAGGCTCAGGATCAGACGCAGCTAACCTTCGCATTGCTTCTCGCAGCAAACCCTCATCACCAGTCGTCCCACTGCCCGCTTCATTTATTGGCTCTCCTCCCCGTGGTGCAGTTCTACCCACCATAAGTGGTGCCTCAGCTCTTAACTCCTCTTCTAAAAGCATCCAGGCTAAATTACCAATCATCACCCGTCCACAGATACACCTTGACATCACCAAACCTCTCCCAGATAAGCCCTCCATGGCCTCTTTCTCTCCTAACGGCAAGATTACCAAACTTGGCCAGAAGGAAGATCCTAGTACCAGAACGCCTGTAAATGTACCCCCCCTGCCAGGCCCAGAGCACTCTCCTTCCAGCAACATGCAGTCAGTTACATGCTCGGTGCTTACTGAGACTGAGCCATTAGAGGAACAGAACTTCAACACTGATCAGAGTGAAGAGAAGATCCAAGGGAAAGATTCAGAGCTGGAGCCGACTCAGACCGAGCAACCAAATCAGAATCAAGGCAGCACGGTTTGTCTGCAAGCAGCCACTCGAGCCCAGAATTCAG GTGCATCACTCGATATGGAGTCATGCAGACTTGCAGCTAGTGAACTTCAAAGCAGTCTTAAAAAGGCCTGCCACTTCTATAGGATG CTGAGCAATTCCACAGACCAGCGCCAGGAGCAGCAGGATATGGCTCAAGTGCTGACTGAAGCATTTGAGGCAGTACAGACCGAGTTGAACTCATTGCCACAATATGCAGAAAGCCGATCCAGCTCCagcagctcagtgtgtgtgctgGGCGGTGAAGCTGGTGTTGTGGGCGAGGAACGAACTTTGGCACTGCTGGAGCAGTATTCCCAGCTTCTCCTCAAAGCTGTGGAAAAGAGGATGGACAGCAAAGTCTAA